A genomic window from Leptospira fletcheri includes:
- a CDS encoding ArsR/SmtB family transcription factor — protein sequence MVELRKNEQKLDSVFAALADSSRRQMLARLRKQPLSISELAQPFSMSFAGVAKHIDVLTAAGLVRKVRDPEDGRSYRLELQNQTLSEASDWLAYHQQFWSNKLDRLETFIEEQDHDQRGPKSRKKN from the coding sequence ATGGTTGAATTAAGGAAAAACGAGCAGAAACTGGATAGCGTGTTCGCGGCGTTAGCGGACAGCTCGAGAAGACAGATGCTTGCGAGATTGCGGAAACAGCCTCTCTCGATTTCCGAACTCGCGCAGCCTTTTTCCATGTCCTTTGCGGGAGTCGCAAAACATATAGATGTGCTGACTGCAGCCGGCCTTGTGCGCAAGGTGCGGGATCCTGAAGACGGGAGAAGTTACCGATTGGAATTGCAAAACCAAACCCTTTCCGAGGCGTCGGACTGGCTCGCTTACCATCAGCAATTCTGGAGCAATAAACTCGATAGACTCGAAACTTTTATAGAGGAGCAAGATCATGACCAAAGAGGTCCTAAAAGTAGAAAAAAAAATTAA
- a CDS encoding SRPBCC family protein: MPDILHRVGIRSKPDQVFEAINTIQGLSHWWTTETSGNTGLGKIVDFGFTKMKVTKFVKNKLLEWRCMEGPEEWIDTSVTFKLVYKEKQTFVLFSHAGWKSPVEFMYHCSTKWATFLLSLRNWVERGEGHPAPYDVKIHVND; this comes from the coding sequence ATGCCGGACATACTTCATAGAGTAGGAATCCGATCCAAGCCCGATCAGGTTTTCGAAGCGATCAATACGATCCAAGGACTGTCTCATTGGTGGACGACCGAGACTTCGGGAAATACGGGACTCGGCAAAATCGTGGATTTCGGTTTTACCAAGATGAAGGTCACGAAATTCGTGAAGAACAAACTCTTGGAATGGAGATGTATGGAAGGTCCCGAGGAATGGATCGATACCTCCGTCACTTTCAAACTGGTATACAAGGAAAAGCAGACCTTCGTTCTTTTCTCCCATGCAGGATGGAAATCTCCGGTGGAATTCATGTACCATTGCAGCACGAAATGGGCCACTTTTCTTTTGAGTCTCAGAAATTGGGTGGAGCGCGGAGAAGGACATCCTGCCCCGTACGATGTCAAGATTCACGTAAACGATTGA
- a CDS encoding AraC family transcriptional regulator encodes MDRKKYQANCLQVWYSPFLSIDRNGMNFVQKALWFVESHSRENISLEEIAKASGVSPFHLTRTFADAMGVSLMRYVRARRLSEAAKRLMETGESILDLALEVGYGSHEAFTRAFRDQFSATPDQVRNLGHLKNIDLVEAITMNSQPITVALDPPRFETLNPRIMVGILERYDCQSPGGIPNQWQKFSPYLGNIPGQIGEDAYGVCYNFDEEGNFDYLSAVEVAEGHSLPSGLVRLKLPTQRYAVFSHKGHIAGIRSTISAIWNKWFPESGTKPVNAPNFEKYGKEFNPATGEGGLEIWMPVEK; translated from the coding sequence TTGGATCGCAAGAAGTATCAAGCGAATTGCTTGCAGGTCTGGTATTCTCCATTCCTAAGCATCGATAGAAACGGCATGAATTTCGTTCAGAAGGCCCTTTGGTTCGTGGAAAGTCATTCCAGGGAGAACATCTCCTTGGAGGAAATCGCAAAGGCTTCCGGAGTTTCACCCTTCCATCTCACCCGAACGTTTGCGGACGCGATGGGAGTCTCTTTGATGCGATACGTTCGTGCTCGTCGGTTAAGCGAAGCTGCAAAGCGACTGATGGAAACCGGGGAATCGATTCTCGACCTAGCCCTCGAAGTCGGCTACGGATCTCATGAAGCTTTTACCCGTGCCTTCCGCGACCAGTTTTCCGCCACTCCCGATCAGGTACGAAACCTAGGACACCTGAAGAACATCGATCTAGTGGAGGCTATCACGATGAATTCCCAACCTATTACCGTCGCACTCGACCCGCCGCGATTCGAAACTCTAAATCCCAGAATCATGGTCGGCATTCTGGAACGCTACGATTGCCAATCCCCCGGAGGAATTCCGAACCAATGGCAGAAATTTTCCCCTTATCTAGGAAACATTCCCGGACAGATCGGAGAGGATGCCTACGGGGTCTGTTATAACTTCGACGAGGAAGGAAACTTCGATTATTTGAGCGCTGTAGAAGTCGCCGAAGGCCATTCGTTGCCGAGCGGCCTGGTCCGTTTGAAGCTGCCCACTCAACGTTATGCGGTATTTTCCCATAAAGGACATATCGCCGGAATCCGGTCCACGATTTCCGCGATCTGGAACAAATGGTTTCCTGAGTCCGGTACGAAACCCGTCAACGCGCCGAATTTCGAAAAGTACGGAAAGGAGTTCAATCCCGCTACCGGGGAGGGCGGTCTGGAAATCTGGATGCCGGTAGAAAAGTAA
- a CDS encoding ArsR/SmtB family transcription factor: MVSSAILEDRLSVTFAALADPTRRQILSTLQGGEASVKELAEPFDMSLPAITKHLKVLERAGLISRGREAQWRPAKLEVGPLKEASDWIDRYRKIWEERFDRLEEYLKELQQNGHDDTRSRS, translated from the coding sequence ATGGTTTCATCTGCGATACTGGAAGATCGGTTGAGCGTCACCTTTGCCGCACTTGCGGACCCGACTCGCAGGCAAATTTTATCCACCCTCCAAGGGGGGGAGGCTTCCGTGAAGGAACTCGCGGAACCTTTCGATATGAGTCTGCCTGCGATCACCAAACATCTGAAAGTATTGGAAAGAGCAGGACTGATTTCGAGAGGTCGGGAGGCCCAGTGGCGCCCGGCAAAATTGGAAGTAGGTCCCTTAAAAGAAGCGTCCGATTGGATCGACCGCTATCGCAAGATTTGGGAAGAGCGATTCGATCGTCTGGAAGAATATTTGAAGGAGTTACAACAGAATGGACACGACGACACAAGAAGCCGGTCATAA
- a CDS encoding helix-turn-helix domain-containing protein — translation MVEREISIPSFSLAEIERVPESVFYAGKLEELPPSFREYSSSHRHNYFAVFFFLQGAGTHTIDFTEFEIRKNSVFFLKPGQVHSWNFIGRIEGYALKVSSDFYAQNGFRSSLRDFPFFRYGSTVSGIVPKDIESLRSDFGRLVSSWKAEEDPRALNAISQLILLQLEKDYDQVSNFSSRDSKVAEFQRMLDEFFLQKRSTAFYARALGLSPALLNKQCKSVLGQSAKSLVHDRIMLEIKRLLIHSDLSLSEISRDLEFSDSAYFSRYVKIRSGLTPAEIRNRVRKVQ, via the coding sequence ATGGTCGAGCGGGAAATTTCCATTCCTTCCTTTTCACTCGCGGAAATAGAAAGAGTTCCCGAGTCCGTTTTTTACGCAGGCAAATTGGAGGAACTCCCGCCTTCATTCCGGGAATATTCCAGTTCTCATAGACACAATTACTTTGCGGTTTTCTTTTTTCTGCAAGGAGCGGGAACTCATACCATAGATTTTACGGAGTTCGAAATCCGTAAAAATTCGGTATTCTTTTTAAAACCGGGGCAGGTCCATTCCTGGAATTTCATCGGCCGCATCGAAGGTTATGCATTGAAAGTCTCCTCGGATTTTTACGCGCAAAACGGCTTTCGATCTTCCCTCCGAGACTTTCCTTTCTTTCGATACGGATCCACGGTTTCCGGAATCGTACCTAAGGATATCGAATCCTTAAGATCGGATTTCGGAAGATTGGTATCTTCCTGGAAAGCCGAGGAAGATCCGAGAGCTCTAAATGCGATCTCCCAATTGATTCTTTTGCAATTGGAAAAGGATTACGACCAGGTATCGAATTTCTCCTCTCGGGACTCCAAAGTCGCGGAATTCCAGCGGATGCTGGACGAATTTTTTCTGCAAAAAAGAAGCACAGCGTTTTACGCTCGAGCTTTGGGTCTTTCTCCAGCTCTTCTCAACAAACAATGCAAATCCGTCCTCGGGCAATCCGCAAAATCCCTGGTTCATGACAGAATTATGTTGGAGATTAAGAGACTCCTGATTCACAGCGACTTGAGTCTTTCGGAAATATCTAGAGACTTGGAATTCTCCGATTCAGCATATTTCAGTCGGTACGTAAAGATCCGATCCGGATTGACTCCCGCGGAAATTCGGAACCGAGTGCGAAAAGTGCAATAG
- a CDS encoding YdeI/OmpD-associated family protein — MSKTNPKVDQYLRKAKQWREEFETFRMILLDCGLIEEFKWGQPCYTLEKSNLVLIHGFKEYCALLFFKGALLKDPKKILIQQTENVQSARQIRFTNTQQITKMKTVIKAYVREAIEVEKSGLKVSFKKTAEYAIPEEFLSKLDENSALKAAFDALTPGRQRAYILHFSAAKQSKTRESRIEKCTPRILSGKGLDD, encoded by the coding sequence ATGAGTAAAACGAATCCCAAAGTCGATCAATATCTAAGGAAAGCGAAGCAATGGCGGGAAGAATTCGAAACATTCAGAATGATCCTTCTCGATTGCGGTTTGATCGAAGAATTCAAATGGGGTCAGCCTTGTTATACTCTGGAGAAAAGCAATCTAGTGTTAATCCATGGATTTAAGGAGTATTGCGCGCTTCTCTTTTTTAAGGGCGCTTTGCTAAAGGATCCCAAGAAAATTCTAATCCAACAAACGGAAAACGTACAATCCGCACGCCAGATCCGGTTCACGAATACCCAACAAATTACGAAGATGAAAACCGTTATCAAAGCGTACGTTCGGGAAGCGATCGAAGTGGAAAAATCCGGTTTGAAAGTAAGTTTTAAAAAGACGGCAGAGTATGCGATTCCTGAGGAATTTTTAAGTAAATTGGATGAGAATTCCGCCTTGAAAGCCGCTTTTGATGCGTTGACTCCGGGACGGCAAAGGGCTTACATTCTCCATTTTTCCGCCGCAAAGCAATCCAAAACCCGGGAATCTAGGATTGAAAAATGTACGCCTCGCATTCTTAGTGGAAAAGGATTGGATGACTAA
- a CDS encoding DUF488 family protein, producing the protein MKLFTLGFTQKSASQFFELLKQPGLKRVIDIRLNNVSQLAGFTKKDDLQFFLREIPHIDYVHSVDLAPTQEILDEYKKNKGDWKVFEKKFVNLMKKRKVETLFPKNLFDGACLLCSEPSHEHCHRHFVAEYLKASWGNIDIIHL; encoded by the coding sequence TTGAAGCTATTCACTCTAGGATTCACCCAAAAAAGTGCATCCCAATTTTTCGAACTGCTCAAGCAACCCGGATTAAAGCGAGTGATAGACATCCGTTTGAACAACGTATCCCAGCTCGCCGGCTTCACGAAAAAAGACGATTTGCAGTTCTTTCTGCGAGAGATTCCGCATATCGATTATGTGCATTCCGTGGACCTGGCCCCGACCCAGGAGATATTAGACGAATATAAAAAGAACAAGGGCGATTGGAAGGTTTTCGAGAAGAAATTCGTAAATCTGATGAAGAAACGGAAAGTGGAAACCCTCTTTCCTAAAAATCTCTTCGACGGCGCTTGTCTGCTTTGTAGCGAACCTTCCCATGAGCACTGCCATAGGCATTTTGTGGCCGAATATCTAAAGGCCTCTTGGGGAAATATCGACATCATTCATTTATAG
- a CDS encoding SRPBCC family protein gives MTKEVLKVEKKINAEPARLFRAWLKPDELARWFLCCNEMGVGIGSVSMDPRPGGKFQIDMTLDGKVLPHTGEYKVIEEPTRLVFTWRSHMTGDQDTLVTVTFAALPEITVESEGKTIRKPQTLVTLTHELLPTKELIEAHHRGWTNIIDGLEHWHVGKE, from the coding sequence ATGACCAAAGAGGTCCTAAAAGTAGAAAAAAAAATTAATGCGGAACCGGCTAGACTGTTTCGCGCTTGGTTGAAGCCGGACGAACTTGCGCGATGGTTCTTATGCTGTAACGAGATGGGCGTAGGGATAGGATCGGTCAGCATGGATCCGCGTCCCGGAGGGAAATTCCAAATCGATATGACTCTCGACGGAAAGGTTTTACCGCATACGGGAGAATACAAGGTGATCGAAGAACCGACCAGGTTGGTCTTTACTTGGAGATCGCATATGACGGGAGACCAGGATACTCTCGTTACCGTTACGTTTGCCGCCTTACCGGAAATCACGGTGGAGAGCGAAGGGAAGACGATTCGAAAACCCCAGACCCTCGTAACCTTGACTCACGAACTCCTCCCGACGAAAGAGCTTATCGAAGCCCACCATCGCGGTTGGACGAACATCATTGACGGCTTAGAGCATTGGCACGTGGGTAAAGAATAA
- a CDS encoding class I SAM-dependent methyltransferase, with product MNDPWTNRWNERYAKEEFAFGTKPNEYLKERLEGLSPGSILFPAEGEGRNAVFAAKLGWKVSAFDISIEGKKKALKLAEDNGVQIDYRVLSELHPSEYEPERFDAIALIYAHFPANIKSSYHRTLGTFLRPNGIVIFEAFSKKHIDYVMKDERVGGPKDIESLFSIRELQEDFPNYESLELVEKEIELNEGLFHNGKGSVIRFAGRKPRGL from the coding sequence ATGAACGATCCTTGGACGAATCGCTGGAATGAAAGATATGCGAAAGAGGAATTCGCTTTCGGTACGAAGCCGAACGAATATCTGAAAGAACGATTGGAAGGGTTGTCTCCCGGAAGCATTCTTTTCCCGGCGGAGGGAGAAGGGCGCAACGCGGTTTTCGCCGCTAAACTAGGATGGAAGGTCTCCGCCTTCGATATCAGTATCGAAGGGAAGAAGAAAGCCCTCAAATTGGCGGAGGACAACGGTGTTCAAATCGACTACCGAGTCCTTTCCGAGTTGCATCCATCGGAATACGAACCGGAACGATTCGACGCGATCGCCCTGATCTATGCCCATTTTCCCGCGAACATCAAATCTTCCTACCATAGGACCCTCGGTACATTCCTGCGTCCGAACGGAATCGTAATCTTCGAGGCATTCAGCAAAAAACATATCGATTATGTAATGAAGGACGAGAGAGTAGGCGGTCCGAAAGATATAGAATCCTTGTTCTCGATCCGGGAACTACAAGAGGATTTTCCGAATTATGAAAGTTTGGAACTAGTGGAAAAGGAGATCGAACTGAACGAGGGTTTGTTCCACAACGGAAAAGGTTCCGTGATCCGCTTTGCGGGAAGAAAACCGCGCGGCCTTTGA
- a CDS encoding DoxX family protein has translation MIEKLLFTEANFAYTIARITLGAVMLPHGLQKLFGWFGGYGFSATVNFFSSQGIPSQVSVLVILAESFGALGLIFGFGTRISALGIGLVMIGAAIYQRQNGFFMNWFGSQAGEGFEYHILAVGISGLLVLSGGGAWALDSVLFKRILPD, from the coding sequence ATGATCGAAAAATTGCTTTTTACGGAGGCGAACTTCGCTTATACGATTGCGAGGATCACGCTCGGAGCGGTAATGCTTCCCCACGGCTTACAGAAATTGTTCGGATGGTTCGGAGGCTACGGCTTTTCTGCCACAGTGAACTTCTTCTCCTCCCAGGGAATTCCGAGCCAGGTTTCCGTGCTGGTGATTCTTGCAGAATCCTTCGGTGCCTTAGGACTGATCTTCGGTTTCGGGACCCGAATTTCGGCCTTGGGGATCGGCCTGGTCATGATCGGGGCCGCGATCTACCAAAGGCAAAACGGATTCTTCATGAATTGGTTCGGTTCCCAAGCGGGAGAAGGATTCGAATATCATATTTTAGCCGTCGGAATTTCGGGTCTTCTCGTTCTTTCCGGAGGAGGGGCTTGGGCTCTGGACTCGGTGCTATTCAAAAGAATCCTGCCTGATTGA
- a CDS encoding DoxX family protein — MDTTTQEAGHNPAKTRILIRNIAYWVTTVLVAASFGSGGIIYLSGSPEVAAGMQQLGFPPYFPMILGPWKLLGGIVILLPRLALLKEWAYAGMLFNLTAASAANAFAGNAVWHIITPLVVLLLVAASWALRPESKRLPGTLN, encoded by the coding sequence ATGGACACGACGACACAAGAAGCCGGTCATAATCCGGCAAAGACAAGAATCCTGATTCGGAATATCGCGTATTGGGTTACCACCGTTCTTGTCGCCGCGAGTTTCGGCTCGGGAGGGATCATTTATTTAAGCGGAAGTCCGGAGGTTGCAGCCGGAATGCAACAACTAGGATTCCCACCGTATTTTCCGATGATCTTAGGTCCTTGGAAGTTGTTAGGCGGAATCGTAATCCTGCTTCCTAGGCTGGCTCTTTTGAAGGAATGGGCCTATGCGGGAATGTTGTTCAATCTCACGGCCGCCAGTGCAGCGAACGCGTTTGCGGGAAATGCAGTCTGGCATATCATCACTCCTCTTGTGGTGCTCCTCCTCGTCGCCGCTTCCTGGGCGCTTCGACCGGAAAGCAAAAGGCTCCCAGGCACTCTGAACTAA
- a CDS encoding SRPBCC family protein has translation MEKELESSTADREISTTRIFDAPRELVWEAWTNPKHIVHWWGPNGFTNTIDSMEVKPGGVWKFIMHGPDGTDYPNQIDYTEVVKPSRLVYTHGTGEADYPGEFKVTVIFTEKNGKTELYMKSVFKTAEARNEVVEKYGATEGLNQTLTKLADYLSKM, from the coding sequence ATGGAAAAAGAATTGGAATCGAGTACTGCGGACCGGGAAATCTCTACTACGAGAATTTTTGATGCTCCCCGAGAATTGGTTTGGGAAGCCTGGACGAATCCGAAACACATCGTCCATTGGTGGGGGCCGAACGGTTTTACGAATACGATCGATAGCATGGAAGTGAAACCGGGAGGAGTCTGGAAATTCATCATGCACGGTCCCGACGGAACGGATTATCCGAATCAGATCGATTACACCGAGGTTGTCAAACCGAGTCGACTCGTCTATACCCACGGTACCGGCGAAGCGGATTATCCGGGAGAATTCAAGGTGACCGTAATCTTTACGGAAAAGAATGGAAAAACGGAACTTTACATGAAGTCGGTCTTTAAGACTGCGGAAGCGCGCAACGAAGTAGTCGAGAAGTACGGAGCGACGGAAGGTCTGAACCAAACTCTCACGAAACTTGCGGACTATCTGTCTAAGATGTAA
- a CDS encoding class I SAM-dependent methyltransferase — MQDKKVIGPESSAVRVALWRAMHVQIDSPPHLLEDEIGLKLTAPDEGWRQRPDMHPAGTAPYRASIVARARFIEDLVLENCDRGVNQYVILGAGLDTFAQRRPSITSQLRIFEVDQPGPQAWKKQRLVDLGFGIPDWLHFVPVDFEAGESWWNLLEKAGFDQSRPAVVASTGVTMYLTQEAIFAMLRQIASLAPGSTLAMTFILPLDLIDSEERPQHEAVYKAASAAGTPFLSFFRPPDILDLARKAGFSQVQYVSAEDLTRKYFVGRSDGLKLSSGEAFLIASV; from the coding sequence ATGCAAGATAAGAAAGTGATCGGGCCCGAAAGCTCCGCAGTGCGTGTGGCTTTGTGGCGGGCCATGCACGTTCAGATAGATTCTCCTCCTCATTTGTTGGAGGACGAGATAGGTTTGAAATTGACGGCTCCGGACGAAGGTTGGCGCCAACGTCCGGACATGCATCCGGCGGGGACCGCACCTTATCGGGCATCGATCGTAGCGAGAGCTCGTTTTATCGAAGACCTAGTTCTGGAAAATTGCGATCGTGGAGTAAACCAGTATGTGATCTTAGGTGCCGGTTTGGATACGTTTGCCCAGCGTCGTCCGTCGATCACATCCCAACTTCGGATTTTTGAAGTGGACCAGCCGGGTCCTCAAGCTTGGAAAAAACAAAGATTGGTCGATCTGGGTTTCGGCATTCCGGATTGGCTTCATTTCGTTCCCGTAGATTTCGAGGCGGGGGAATCTTGGTGGAATCTTTTGGAGAAGGCCGGTTTCGATCAAAGTCGGCCGGCAGTCGTCGCCTCCACAGGAGTTACCATGTATCTTACCCAAGAGGCGATCTTTGCGATGTTACGTCAGATCGCTTCCCTTGCTCCGGGCTCCACTCTCGCGATGACCTTTATTCTTCCTTTGGACCTGATCGATTCGGAAGAACGTCCCCAACATGAGGCCGTTTATAAGGCGGCGAGTGCCGCAGGAACTCCTTTTCTAAGCTTTTTTCGTCCGCCGGATATTCTGGACCTTGCCCGCAAAGCGGGTTTCTCCCAAGTGCAGTACGTATCTGCGGAAGATCTTACCCGGAAATATTTTGTCGGGAGAAGCGACGGGCTGAAACTCTCCAGCGGCGAAGCCTTCCTAATCGCATCCGTCTAA